A single region of the Pelobates fuscus isolate aPelFus1 chromosome 4, aPelFus1.pri, whole genome shotgun sequence genome encodes:
- the LOC134607695 gene encoding lymphocyte antigen 6E-like, giving the protein MDTIKIIVVLTTLCIGTAMSLQCYTCTGQTSNANCITTTTNCTTGQTYCMTTSASAGVGGVSFASITKTCAAACTAVSAGSSSLVSGSVSCCNTDLCNTSGATSIKSGVTILALTAGLILALLKNSL; this is encoded by the exons ATGGATACCATTAAGATCATCGTGGTGCTCACCACACTCTGCATTGGGACAG CTATGTCTTTACAATGCTATACGTGTACGGGCCAGACCTCAAATGCCAACTGTATTACCACAACCACTAACTGCACCACTGGTCAGACGTACTGCATGACAACGTCGGCCTCAGCTGGAGTTG GTGGCGTATCATTTGCTTCAATCACTAAGACGTGTGCGGCGGCCTGTACGGCTGTGAGTGCTGGGTCCTCCTCCTTGGTCTCCGGTTCTGTTTCTTGCTGCAACACTGACCTGTGCAACACAAGCGGCGCCACCAGCATTAAATCTGGAGTCACCATCCTGGCTTTGACCGCCGGACTAATCTTAGCCCTGCTGAAGAATTCTCTGTGA